One Streptomyces sp. NBC_00554 DNA segment encodes these proteins:
- a CDS encoding DoxX family protein: MHVAYWIVAAMLALFYLYGGGIKVIRTREQLQPMMAWVDRTPMPAVRTIGVLEVLGAIGLILPPLTGIAPGLALAASIGFVLLQFGATGVHLNRGDRRIALNIALILAAAVTVWLATTWL; the protein is encoded by the coding sequence ATGCACGTCGCGTACTGGATCGTCGCCGCCATGCTCGCTCTCTTCTACCTCTACGGGGGCGGGATAAAGGTGATCCGGACCCGCGAGCAGCTCCAGCCGATGATGGCGTGGGTGGACCGCACTCCGATGCCGGCCGTCAGGACCATCGGGGTGCTCGAAGTGCTCGGCGCGATCGGGCTGATCCTGCCGCCGCTGACGGGCATCGCACCCGGCCTGGCCCTGGCCGCGTCCATCGGGTTCGTGCTCCTGCAGTTCGGCGCGACCGGAGTCCACCTGAACCGGGGAGACCGCCGGATCGCCCTGAACATCGCGCTCATCCTCGCCGCGGCCGTGACCGTATGGCTGGCCACGACTTGGCTGTGA
- a CDS encoding low temperature requirement protein A, with protein sequence MTPRHEQWARLRSQLWRPPRAHGEQPRERVVGPLELFYDLVVVVLVAQAAHHLAAHLTWRGLGEFAAVFALVWIAWLNGSLHHELHGHDDARGRSLFLLQILVLVPLGAFIPEAGGARGVAFAVDAGVLFAVLAVLWLLAARGDSPEFRRPSRLFVSGTAVCAIVLAASAALPAGVRVLTWGLLAVVYLAGFAVVIGTATPVQSVALSVTHALTERFGLFIIIVLGETVTAVVDGLAHEPTNALTLAVGLVAVVVGFGAWWTYFDFAGHRLPRPTRVSTVQWMLVHLPLTATVAAMGAAMVGLVEHAHDGRTPAATAWVLCGGAAVVLCTTMVLASSLRVWHLDRGLYRPLARTCVAVAVVCVGVGAARPAPLVLGLTLVILLGVPWGLAVAYRLSHEEKTAAEEGAAVPEPQDDNRR encoded by the coding sequence ATGACTCCGCGACACGAGCAGTGGGCCCGGCTGCGCAGCCAGCTCTGGCGGCCGCCGCGCGCCCATGGTGAGCAGCCGCGCGAACGGGTGGTCGGCCCGCTCGAACTCTTCTACGACCTGGTCGTGGTCGTCCTGGTCGCCCAGGCCGCTCACCACTTGGCCGCACACCTGACCTGGCGCGGGCTCGGCGAGTTCGCCGCGGTGTTCGCGCTGGTGTGGATCGCCTGGCTCAACGGCAGCCTCCACCACGAACTGCACGGACACGACGATGCCCGCGGCCGGAGCCTGTTCCTGCTGCAGATCCTGGTGCTCGTGCCGCTGGGTGCGTTCATCCCCGAGGCGGGCGGCGCACGCGGAGTCGCGTTCGCCGTGGACGCGGGGGTGCTGTTCGCGGTCCTAGCGGTGCTGTGGCTGCTCGCCGCGCGTGGTGACAGTCCCGAATTCCGCCGTCCCAGCAGGCTGTTCGTGAGCGGGACGGCGGTCTGCGCGATCGTCCTGGCCGCGAGTGCCGCCCTGCCCGCCGGTGTCCGCGTGCTGACGTGGGGTCTGTTGGCCGTCGTCTATCTGGCGGGGTTCGCGGTCGTGATCGGTACGGCCACCCCGGTGCAGTCGGTCGCGCTCAGCGTGACCCACGCGCTCACCGAACGGTTCGGCCTGTTCATCATCATCGTGCTCGGCGAGACCGTGACCGCGGTGGTCGACGGGCTGGCCCATGAACCGACCAACGCGCTCACCCTCGCCGTCGGGCTCGTCGCCGTCGTCGTCGGCTTCGGTGCCTGGTGGACGTACTTCGACTTCGCCGGCCACCGGCTACCGAGGCCCACACGCGTGAGCACCGTGCAGTGGATGCTGGTTCACCTGCCGCTCACTGCCACGGTGGCCGCCATGGGCGCCGCGATGGTCGGCCTCGTCGAACACGCCCACGACGGCCGTACCCCCGCCGCCACGGCTTGGGTGCTCTGCGGGGGCGCGGCCGTCGTGCTCTGCACGACGATGGTGCTCGCGAGCTCCCTGCGGGTCTGGCATCTGGACCGCGGCCTCTACCGGCCGCTGGCCCGCACCTGCGTCGCCGTGGCCGTCGTGTGTGTGGGAGTCGGAGCCGCCCGCCCGGCTCCCCTCGTCCTCGGCCTCACCCTCGTCATCCTCTTGGGTGTCCCCTGGGGACTCGCCGTGGCGTACCGCCTGTCCCACGAAGAGAAGACCGCCGCTGAGGAAGGGGCAGCGGTTCCGGAACCTCAGGACGACAACCGCCGCTAA
- a CDS encoding SDR family NAD(P)-dependent oxidoreductase, which translates to MSTPQTPHTFGASTTAAEVTDGVDLHGRRAVVTGASSGIGVETVRALAAAGADVTLAVRDTDAGAGVVARLEKELPPESGQLTVGRLDLADRSTVAEFVAAWQGPLHILVNNAGVMATPELTRTSDGREWQFGVNHLGHFALATGLHPALAAADGARVVSVSSIGHLFSPVVFDDLDYRFRPYDPWTSYGQSKTANALFAVGAAERWADDGITANALMPGNIADTSLARHMDMEQVAAFLASGELALPPGKTVEQGAATSVLLAASPTVEGVTGRYFEDCAEAKPVAERAGAVAGVAPYALDRENAARLWAVSKALVN; encoded by the coding sequence ATGTCCACACCTCAGACTCCCCACACCTTCGGGGCGAGCACAACCGCCGCCGAGGTAACCGACGGCGTCGACCTGCACGGCCGCAGGGCCGTGGTGACCGGAGCCAGTTCCGGGATCGGAGTGGAGACCGTCCGGGCGCTCGCCGCCGCGGGCGCCGACGTCACCCTGGCCGTACGGGACACCGACGCAGGTGCCGGAGTGGTGGCGCGCCTGGAGAAGGAACTGCCGCCTGAGTCAGGACAGTTGACCGTGGGACGGCTCGACCTGGCCGACCGGTCGACGGTCGCGGAGTTCGTGGCGGCCTGGCAGGGCCCGCTGCACATCCTGGTCAACAACGCCGGTGTGATGGCCACGCCGGAGCTCACCCGCACATCCGACGGCCGGGAATGGCAGTTCGGCGTCAATCACCTGGGCCACTTCGCCCTCGCCACCGGCCTGCACCCGGCACTCGCGGCGGCGGACGGCGCACGGGTCGTCTCGGTGAGCTCGATCGGCCACCTCTTCTCACCGGTCGTCTTCGACGACCTGGACTACCGCTTCCGGCCCTACGACCCGTGGACCTCCTACGGACAGTCGAAGACGGCCAACGCCCTGTTCGCCGTCGGTGCCGCCGAACGCTGGGCCGACGACGGCATCACCGCCAACGCTCTGATGCCGGGCAACATCGCGGACACCTCCCTGGCCCGGCACATGGACATGGAGCAGGTGGCCGCCTTCCTCGCCTCGGGCGAACTGGCGCTGCCGCCGGGGAAGACGGTGGAGCAGGGCGCCGCGACCTCGGTGCTGCTGGCCGCCTCACCGACGGTGGAGGGCGTCACCGGCCGCTATTTCGAGGACTGTGCCGAGGCCAAGCCCGTCGCCGAGCGAGCCGGTGCCGTCGCCGGCGTCGCGCCGTACGCCCTGGACCGGGAGAACGCGGCACGCCTGTGGGCCGTGTCCAAGGCTCTCGTCAACTAG
- a CDS encoding MarR family winged helix-turn-helix transcriptional regulator has protein sequence MAEHRADTTSEGVLVRPGTADGGPVSYAIIALARVHGGYAGELLRGLGLHVGQELILMQLLERDHQSQSELLKALGMEHSTVSRSLRRMQEAGFVTRKPADRDRRVMIVSLTEKGKATREPLAQMMARLEQATVESLDEASRETFIALARAMECTISAQRGR, from the coding sequence ATGGCAGAACACAGGGCGGACACGACTTCGGAGGGCGTCCTTGTGCGTCCGGGAACCGCGGATGGCGGACCGGTTAGTTACGCGATCATCGCTCTGGCGCGAGTGCACGGCGGGTACGCCGGCGAACTGTTGCGCGGTCTCGGTCTCCACGTAGGCCAGGAGCTGATCCTGATGCAGCTTCTGGAACGCGATCACCAGAGCCAGTCCGAGCTTCTCAAGGCCTTGGGTATGGAGCATTCCACGGTGTCGCGGTCCCTTCGCCGGATGCAGGAGGCCGGGTTCGTGACCCGCAAGCCGGCGGACCGTGACCGCAGGGTCATGATCGTGTCCCTGACGGAGAAGGGGAAGGCGACTCGTGAGCCGCTCGCCCAGATGATGGCGAGGCTGGAGCAAGCCACCGTGGAGTCCCTCGACGAGGCGTCCCGCGAGACGTTCATCGCTCTCGCGCGGGCGATGGAGTGCACGATCTCGGCTCAACGCGGTCGGTGA
- a CDS encoding LysR family transcriptional regulator, whose product MELRTLRYFVAVAEELHFGRAATRLHMSQPPLSRAIKQLETDVGATLLHRSAAGVTLTAAGAALLDEARTLLDQAEQARVRVAAAAGASAITVGILGDSTDPGATRLAAAYRRRHPGVEVRIRDTDLTDPTCGLRAGLVDVALTRGPFDETGLTVHELRADPVGAVLRADDPLAGRDHLQLADLADRRWFQFPEGTDPVWRSYWNGGEPREGPVVRAVQECLQAVLWNGTVGMTPLGHEPFEQLAVVPLTDMAPSRVVVAWNEGDANPLIRSFVQIATAAYRD is encoded by the coding sequence ATGGAGCTGCGCACACTGCGCTATTTCGTGGCCGTCGCCGAGGAACTGCACTTCGGCCGGGCCGCCACCCGGCTGCACATGAGCCAGCCGCCACTGAGCCGCGCAATCAAGCAGTTGGAGACCGACGTCGGTGCCACTCTGCTGCACCGCTCTGCCGCGGGCGTCACGCTCACCGCGGCCGGGGCGGCGCTGCTGGACGAGGCGCGCACCCTGCTCGACCAGGCCGAACAGGCACGCGTACGGGTGGCCGCGGCGGCCGGCGCATCGGCCATCACCGTCGGGATCCTGGGCGACAGCACCGACCCGGGCGCGACGCGGCTGGCCGCCGCCTACCGTCGGCGGCATCCAGGCGTCGAGGTCCGCATCCGCGACACCGACCTGACCGATCCGACCTGCGGGCTGCGAGCCGGACTTGTCGATGTCGCCCTCACCCGGGGGCCGTTCGACGAGACCGGCCTGACGGTGCACGAGTTGCGCGCCGACCCGGTGGGCGCGGTGCTGCGCGCCGACGATCCGCTGGCCGGCCGTGACCACCTGCAACTGGCTGACCTGGCCGATCGCCGCTGGTTCCAGTTCCCGGAGGGCACCGACCCGGTCTGGCGGTCGTACTGGAACGGCGGCGAGCCGCGCGAGGGCCCGGTGGTGCGTGCCGTACAGGAGTGCCTGCAGGCCGTGCTCTGGAACGGCACGGTCGGGATGACCCCGCTCGGGCACGAGCCGTTCGAGCAGCTGGCGGTGGTCCCGCTGACTGACATGGCGCCGAGCCGCGTGGTGGTGGCGTGGAACGAGGGCGACGCGAACCCGCTGATCCGCTCGTTCGTGCAGATCGCCACGGCCGCTTACCGGGACTGA
- a CDS encoding MarR family winged helix-turn-helix transcriptional regulator, with protein MTEATRWLTETEQHAWRSFVSLQEKLVGRLAREVQADSGLSGADYGVLVHLTEVPEGRLPVLALAKAVEWEKSRMSHHVNRMAKRGLVVREDCPTDGRVAFIAVTPAGREAIAAAAPRHVEAVRRLFIDPLGPAELAMLDQISNRLLEGLGKDCL; from the coding sequence ATGACTGAGGCGACGCGCTGGCTCACCGAAACCGAGCAACACGCCTGGCGCAGCTTCGTCAGCCTGCAGGAGAAACTCGTCGGTCGGCTGGCCCGCGAGGTGCAGGCCGATTCGGGTCTGTCCGGCGCCGACTACGGCGTCCTTGTGCACCTCACCGAGGTGCCGGAGGGGCGACTGCCTGTACTGGCGTTGGCCAAGGCGGTGGAGTGGGAGAAGAGCCGGATGTCCCACCATGTCAATCGGATGGCCAAGCGCGGTCTGGTCGTCCGGGAGGACTGCCCCACTGATGGACGGGTGGCGTTCATTGCCGTCACCCCTGCCGGCCGCGAAGCCATCGCCGCCGCGGCCCCTCGTCATGTCGAAGCGGTCCGTCGCCTGTTCATCGATCCGCTCGGCCCGGCAGAGCTTGCCATGCTCGACCAGATCTCCAACCGGCTCCTCGAAGGGCTGGGCAAAGACTGCCTGTGA
- a CDS encoding TetR family transcriptional regulator — MPRDSSATKARLLDAAFNEFAAYGIAGARVDRIAEAAEANKRLIYAYFGNKEQLFDEVLQRAMTAGAESVPFDVDDLPGYAAAIFDHLVARPALMRLRLWKLLERPAATGLEPDAFRRKAAEVAAAQQRGEVAREMVPADLLTMVLAAAQAWFWAAEGVDPEEVSRSWSSERLAQHRSAVVEAARRMSEPKAVGE; from the coding sequence ATGCCACGGGACTCAAGCGCCACAAAGGCCCGGCTGCTCGACGCGGCCTTCAACGAATTCGCCGCCTACGGCATCGCCGGTGCCCGAGTGGACCGGATCGCGGAGGCCGCGGAGGCGAACAAGCGGCTGATCTACGCGTACTTCGGCAACAAGGAGCAGTTGTTCGACGAGGTACTGCAACGCGCGATGACGGCCGGCGCCGAGTCGGTGCCGTTCGATGTCGATGACCTGCCCGGATATGCCGCCGCGATCTTCGACCATCTCGTCGCCCGGCCGGCCCTGATGCGCCTACGCCTATGGAAACTGCTGGAGCGTCCTGCCGCAACCGGACTCGAACCGGACGCCTTCCGCCGCAAAGCCGCCGAAGTGGCCGCCGCGCAGCAGCGTGGAGAGGTCGCCCGGGAGATGGTGCCTGCCGACCTCCTGACCATGGTTCTCGCCGCGGCTCAGGCGTGGTTCTGGGCCGCCGAGGGTGTCGACCCCGAAGAGGTCAGCCGGTCCTGGTCGTCGGAGCGGCTGGCCCAGCACCGCTCGGCGGTCGTCGAGGCCGCCCGCCGGATGAGCGAGCCGAAGGCCGTCGGCGAGTAG
- a CDS encoding nuclear transport factor 2 family protein, whose translation MSTSLTAVDLLRRSLDKFLAKDMKGWADLCADDVVAEFPFAPEGTPTRLEGRDAVYEYLRNYPDVIDVRTLPSVRIHATDDPNLAVAEWSASGTVLTNGNPYEMSYATFVTIRDGQIVNYREYWNPQAFLAAMSGSEF comes from the coding sequence ATGAGTACCTCCCTCACTGCCGTTGACCTGCTGCGGCGCAGCCTGGACAAGTTCCTCGCCAAGGACATGAAGGGTTGGGCGGACCTGTGCGCCGACGACGTCGTCGCCGAGTTCCCCTTCGCTCCTGAGGGCACTCCGACGAGGCTGGAAGGCCGCGATGCCGTCTACGAGTACCTGCGCAACTATCCCGACGTCATCGACGTACGCACGCTCCCCTCGGTGCGGATCCATGCGACCGACGACCCGAATCTGGCCGTCGCGGAATGGAGCGCCTCCGGCACGGTCCTGACCAACGGGAACCCCTACGAGATGAGCTATGCCACCTTCGTGACGATCCGCGACGGTCAGATCGTCAACTACCGCGAATACTGGAACCCGCAGGCCTTCCTGGCGGCCATGAGCGGCTCGGAGTTCTAG
- a CDS encoding LLM class flavin-dependent oxidoreductase, which translates to MQIGIFTVGDVTADPTTGRTPTEHERIKAMVAIAQKAEEVGLDVFATGEHHNPPFVPSSPTTMLGWIAARTNRIILSTATTLITTNDPVKIAEDFAMLHHLADGRVDLMMGRGNTGPVYPWFGKDIRQGINLAIENYALLHRLWREDVVDWEGRFRTPLQSFTSTPRPLDDVPPFVWHGSIRSPEIAEQAAYYGDGFFANNIFWPKEHFQRLIGLYRERYAHYGHGTPEQAIVGVGGHIFMRRNSQDAVREYRPFFDHSPQMGGGPSLEQYMEQTPLIVGSPQEVIDKTLTFREHFGDYQRQLFNVDGVGVPLKTVLEQLDMLGEEVVPVLRKEFARNRPADVPDGPTHVALREARDDRAGSAGSAA; encoded by the coding sequence ATGCAGATCGGGATCTTCACCGTCGGTGATGTCACCGCCGATCCGACCACGGGCCGGACGCCGACCGAGCACGAGCGGATCAAGGCGATGGTCGCCATCGCGCAGAAGGCCGAGGAGGTCGGCCTGGACGTGTTCGCGACCGGCGAGCACCACAACCCGCCCTTCGTACCGTCGTCCCCCACGACCATGCTCGGCTGGATCGCGGCGCGCACCAACCGGATCATCCTGTCCACGGCCACCACGCTGATCACCACCAACGACCCGGTGAAGATCGCCGAGGACTTCGCCATGCTTCACCACCTGGCCGACGGGCGCGTGGACCTGATGATGGGCCGCGGCAACACCGGCCCCGTCTACCCCTGGTTCGGCAAGGACATCCGCCAGGGCATCAACCTCGCCATCGAGAACTACGCCCTGCTGCACCGTTTGTGGCGCGAGGACGTCGTCGACTGGGAGGGCAGGTTCCGCACGCCGCTGCAGAGCTTCACTTCCACCCCCCGGCCTCTGGACGACGTACCGCCGTTCGTCTGGCACGGATCGATCCGCTCCCCGGAGATCGCCGAGCAGGCCGCCTATTACGGCGACGGCTTCTTCGCCAACAACATCTTCTGGCCCAAGGAACACTTCCAGCGGCTCATAGGCCTCTACCGGGAGCGGTACGCGCACTACGGCCACGGCACACCGGAGCAGGCCATCGTCGGCGTCGGCGGCCACATCTTCATGCGCCGCAACTCCCAGGACGCCGTACGGGAGTACCGGCCGTTCTTCGACCACTCACCCCAGATGGGCGGCGGCCCTTCGTTGGAGCAGTACATGGAGCAGACCCCGCTGATCGTGGGCAGCCCCCAGGAGGTCATCGACAAGACGCTGACCTTCCGCGAGCACTTCGGGGACTATCAGCGCCAGTTGTTCAACGTCGACGGTGTGGGCGTACCGCTGAAGACCGTGCTGGAACAGCTCGACATGCTCGGCGAAGAGGTGGTCCCGGTCCTGCGCAAGGAGTTTGCCAGGAACCGGCCCGCGGACGTTCCCGACGGCCCGACCCATGTCGCGCTGCGCGAAGCGCGCGACGACCGGGCCGGGTCCGCGGGTTCGGCGGCCTGA
- the hutH gene encoding histidine ammonia-lyase: protein MTSIAEPVAAGEESFDGAVVLGDQPLRPADVVAVARGRRVVLGHAARTRMGASRLALEGVLARGDTVYGLNTGVGAIKTQAITADRQAAFQTLLLRAHRVGHGQSAPREFVRAAMVIRAAGLAVGVAGVRAEVADAYCRALDTGVTPRVHLLGSIGQADLSQLAEIGLALIGHGADGAALIAHGYTPIELGPREAGAVVNSNAFSVGIACLALERATRAIRALDVSAALSLEGLTGNVDAIHPAVAGVRPYTGAHETIGRLRALLSGGALLTGARPARAIQDPLAFKVVPQTHGAARQALAHCDHAVGIELSSSGDSPIMLVDEDRAISTGNHDIAPVAIALDYARLGLAQAVTIAGERVQKLLDSAFTGLPNGLRADPTAPDDGLAILANGAASLAGEARLLAQPVTLEQPTSGIAAGIEDRITMAPTAARRLHEMAGLALRLAAVELMCGAQAVDLRGHAGDLGEGTQRAYAAIRRSVPFVGAGEAPDGDIDALEDWLAGDELP from the coding sequence ATGACGTCCATCGCGGAACCTGTGGCCGCCGGGGAGGAATCGTTCGACGGCGCGGTCGTCCTGGGCGACCAGCCGCTGCGTCCGGCCGACGTGGTGGCGGTGGCACGTGGCCGTCGTGTGGTCCTCGGACATGCCGCCCGGACGCGGATGGGCGCCTCACGCCTCGCACTTGAGGGCGTACTGGCCCGTGGCGACACCGTGTACGGACTCAACACCGGTGTCGGTGCGATCAAGACCCAGGCGATCACGGCCGACCGGCAGGCCGCCTTCCAGACCCTGCTGCTGCGCGCGCACCGCGTGGGGCACGGGCAGTCGGCTCCCCGGGAGTTCGTCAGGGCGGCCATGGTCATACGGGCCGCGGGCCTCGCCGTCGGTGTCGCAGGTGTCCGGGCAGAGGTCGCCGACGCGTACTGCAGGGCCCTCGACACCGGCGTGACCCCGCGCGTCCACCTGCTCGGTTCGATCGGGCAGGCCGATCTGAGCCAACTCGCCGAGATCGGCCTGGCCCTCATCGGCCACGGTGCCGACGGCGCCGCCCTGATCGCCCACGGCTACACCCCGATCGAGCTCGGCCCGCGCGAGGCAGGGGCCGTCGTCAACAGCAACGCGTTCTCGGTCGGTATCGCCTGCCTGGCCCTGGAACGGGCGACCCGCGCCATCCGGGCGCTCGACGTGTCGGCGGCACTGTCGCTGGAGGGACTGACAGGGAACGTCGACGCCATCCACCCGGCCGTCGCCGGAGTACGCCCGTACACGGGCGCCCACGAGACGATCGGCCGACTGCGTGCACTGCTGTCGGGCGGCGCCCTGCTGACCGGCGCCCGGCCGGCCCGCGCCATCCAGGATCCGCTGGCGTTCAAGGTGGTGCCGCAGACCCACGGGGCGGCCCGTCAGGCGCTCGCGCACTGCGACCACGCCGTCGGGATCGAGCTCTCCTCCTCCGGCGACAGCCCGATCATGCTCGTCGACGAGGACCGTGCCATCTCGACCGGCAACCACGACATCGCCCCCGTCGCCATCGCGCTCGACTACGCGCGACTCGGGCTCGCCCAGGCGGTCACGATCGCGGGCGAGCGGGTGCAGAAGCTGCTGGACTCGGCCTTCACCGGTCTGCCGAACGGGCTCCGAGCCGATCCCACCGCGCCCGACGACGGCCTGGCGATCCTCGCCAACGGCGCGGCGAGCCTGGCCGGGGAGGCCCGCCTGCTCGCGCAACCCGTCACGCTGGAACAGCCCACGAGCGGAATCGCGGCCGGCATCGAGGACCGGATCACGATGGCGCCCACCGCGGCCCGCCGACTCCATGAAATGGCCGGCCTGGCACTGCGGTTGGCCGCCGTCGAGCTCATGTGCGGCGCCCAGGCGGTCGACCTGCGCGGGCACGCCGGTGACCTCGGCGAAGGGACGCAACGCGCCTACGCGGCAATTCGCCGGTCGGTCCCCTTCGTCGGCGCGGGCGAGGCGCCGGACGGGGACATCGACGCGCTGGAGGACTGGCTCGCCGGCGACGAACTCCCCTAG
- a CDS encoding pirin family protein, with product MSNLEIHPPTRLCGGRSDVSAHPVRELLSPREAQIGSSTVVRRLLPNLGRRMVGAWCFVDHYGPDDIADEPGMRVPPHPHTGLQTVSWLHAGEVLHRDSIGSESTIRPRELGLMTAGRAIAHAEQSTQSHPRFLHGAQLWVALPDAHRDVTPAFEHHADLPVVTASGLTATVILGELDHTASPGTTYSPLVGADLTIAEGTNVRLPVNPDFEYAVLTMSGATEVDGVRLDPGSMLYLGCGRTELPLRALSDSGLLLLGGEPFEEKIVMWWNFVGRSQEDIAQARSEWMTGTRFGEVKGYDGSPLPAPELPPVPLKARGRVR from the coding sequence ATGAGCAATCTCGAAATCCACCCACCGACCCGCCTGTGCGGCGGGCGATCCGACGTCTCCGCCCACCCGGTCCGCGAACTCCTCAGCCCCCGGGAGGCACAGATCGGCAGCTCGACCGTGGTCCGCCGGTTGCTGCCCAATCTCGGGCGCCGGATGGTCGGCGCCTGGTGCTTCGTGGACCACTACGGTCCCGACGACATCGCGGACGAGCCCGGCATGCGGGTCCCGCCGCACCCGCACACCGGTTTGCAGACGGTCAGCTGGCTGCACGCCGGCGAAGTACTGCACCGCGACAGCATCGGCAGTGAGTCGACCATCCGGCCCCGCGAACTCGGCCTGATGACAGCCGGCCGAGCCATCGCCCACGCCGAGCAGAGCACTCAGTCCCATCCCCGCTTCCTACACGGCGCTCAACTGTGGGTCGCCCTGCCCGATGCCCACCGCGACGTCACACCCGCCTTTGAGCACCACGCCGACCTGCCCGTAGTCACGGCCTCGGGCCTCACCGCCACCGTCATCCTGGGCGAGTTGGACCACACGGCCTCGCCGGGCACCACGTACTCCCCGCTGGTCGGCGCCGATCTCACGATCGCCGAGGGTACCAACGTACGACTGCCGGTAAATCCCGACTTCGAGTACGCCGTGCTGACGATGTCGGGAGCCACCGAGGTCGACGGAGTGCGTCTGGACCCGGGATCGATGCTCTATCTGGGTTGCGGGCGGACCGAACTCCCGCTGCGTGCCCTCAGCGACAGCGGACTGCTGCTGCTCGGTGGTGAACCCTTCGAGGAGAAGATCGTCATGTGGTGGAACTTCGTCGGGCGTTCCCAGGAGGACATCGCACAGGCCCGCTCCGAGTGGATGACCGGCACCCGCTTCGGCGAAGTGAAGGGGTACGACGGGTCACCGCTGCCCGCCCCCGAACTGCCGCCGGTGCCACTGAAAGCACGGGGAAGGGTCCGCTGA
- a CDS encoding GNAT family N-acetyltransferase → MGTLVADNPDQSRFEIFEAEERVGFAEYHRFKDEIAFIHTEIDPRFEGRGLAGKLARAALDSAREQGLAVLPFCAYIRGWISKHPEYVDLVPEGQRARFGL, encoded by the coding sequence ATGGGAACCCTGGTTGCAGACAATCCGGATCAGTCGCGTTTCGAAATCTTCGAAGCGGAGGAGAGGGTCGGGTTCGCCGAATATCACCGGTTCAAGGACGAGATCGCCTTCATCCACACCGAGATCGACCCCCGCTTCGAGGGACGCGGCCTGGCGGGGAAACTCGCTCGGGCAGCCCTCGACTCGGCCAGGGAGCAGGGGCTCGCCGTGCTTCCGTTCTGCGCGTACATCCGCGGCTGGATCTCCAAGCACCCTGAGTACGTCGACCTGGTGCCCGAGGGGCAGCGCGCCCGGTTCGGGCTGTGA
- a CDS encoding aldo/keto reductase, with amino-acid sequence MEQRTLGGQGLTVGVQGLGCMGMSAFYGAADETESLATIDRALELGVTLLDTAESYGPFVNEQLLGKALAGRRESAVVATKTGVEITDDGQVRDLNGRPEYVRHALDRSLRHLGTDHVDLYYLHRIDPKVPIEETVGALAEIVAEGKIRDIGLSEASAETIRRAHAVHPLAAVQTEYSLFERGIEHDGVLDTLRELGIGLVAYSPLGRGFLSGAITSPDDFTEDDWRRTDPRFQGKNFDRNLDVVREVRRLADDKNVTPSQLALAWVQYQGAVAIPGTKRRRYLEENVAATEVTLTADDIAAIEAVAPHGVVTGDRYAPEFMGTLNG; translated from the coding sequence ATGGAACAGCGCACACTCGGCGGCCAGGGCCTGACCGTCGGCGTCCAAGGACTCGGCTGCATGGGTATGAGCGCGTTCTACGGCGCCGCCGACGAGACGGAGTCGCTGGCCACCATCGACCGCGCGCTGGAACTCGGCGTCACCCTGCTGGACACGGCCGAGAGCTACGGCCCCTTCGTCAATGAGCAGCTTCTCGGCAAGGCGCTGGCAGGGCGCCGGGAATCCGCCGTGGTCGCGACCAAGACCGGTGTCGAGATCACCGACGACGGCCAGGTACGCGATCTCAACGGCCGACCCGAGTACGTCCGGCACGCCCTCGATCGCTCGCTGCGGCACCTGGGCACGGACCACGTCGACCTGTACTACCTGCACCGCATCGACCCCAAGGTGCCCATCGAGGAGACCGTCGGAGCCCTGGCCGAGATCGTCGCGGAGGGCAAGATCCGCGACATCGGCCTGAGCGAGGCGTCTGCGGAGACGATCCGACGGGCCCACGCCGTCCACCCGCTCGCCGCCGTCCAGACGGAGTACTCGCTCTTCGAGCGCGGCATCGAGCACGACGGAGTCCTCGACACTCTGCGGGAGCTGGGGATCGGACTGGTCGCCTACTCCCCGCTGGGGCGCGGCTTCCTGTCCGGCGCCATCACCAGCCCAGACGACTTCACCGAGGACGACTGGCGCCGGACCGACCCCCGGTTCCAGGGCAAGAACTTCGACCGCAATCTCGACGTCGTACGCGAGGTCCGCCGCCTCGCCGACGACAAGAACGTCACGCCCTCCCAGCTGGCGCTCGCCTGGGTCCAGTACCAGGGCGCGGTCGCCATCCCCGGTACAAAGCGCCGCCGCTACCTCGAGGAGAACGTCGCCGCGACCGAGGTCACCCTGACCGCCGACGACATCGCCGCCATCGAGGCGGTCGCCCCGCACGGCGTGGTCACCGGCGACCGCTACGCACCCGAGTTCATGGGCACGCTCAACGGCTGA